One segment of Methylotenera versatilis 79 DNA contains the following:
- the rpoB gene encoding DNA-directed RNA polymerase subunit beta — protein MSYSFTEKKRIRKSFAKRESVQEIPYLLAMQLESYKAFLQAEIPADKRANNGLESTFSSVFPIVSHSGNARLDYVSYQLGAEPFDVKECQQRGLTYAAPLRVKVRLTIMDKEASKPTVKEVKEQEVYMGELPLMTENGSFVINGTERVIVSQLHRSPGVFFEHDRGKTHSSGKLLFSARIIPYRGSWLDFEFDPKDYLYFRVDRRRKMPVTILLKALGYTPEQILQTFNDTDTFHIGPKGVEFTLVADRLRGEVAKFDIADKSGEVLVAKDKRITVKHIRDIEKAGVTKITVPTDFILGRAIANNIIDTETGELVAHANDEVTEDLIEKLIEAKVTEIKTLYTNDLDHGDFISQTLRIDEIPDQYSAKVAIYRMMRPGEPPTEDAVEALFKGLFFNEDRYDLSVVGRMKFNRRAYPSKQEERSANWMRAFYERVGPQIDQGANILSNDDILAVVGVLLELRNGRGEIDDIDHLGNRRIRSVGELAENQFRAGLVRVERAVKERLSQAESDNLMPHDLINAKPVSSAIREFFGSSQLSQFMDQTNPLSEITHKRRISALGPGGLTRERAGFEVRDVHSTHYGRVCPIETPEGPNIGLINSLALYARTNQYGFLETPYRRVEGNKVSDTIDYLSAIEESQFMIAQANTEMDNKNVFTDDLISSRYHNEFTMTQPDRVQYMDVAPGQIVSVAASLIPFLEHDDANRALMGANMQRQAVPCLRAEKAVVGTGIERTVAIDSGTTVQARRGGIVDYVDSGRIVIRVNDDEAKAGEVGVDIYNLTKYTRSNQNTNINQRPLVRIGDKLARGDIIADGASTDMGELALGQNMLVGFMPWNGYNYEDSILISERVVADDRYTSIHIEELSVVARDTKLGAEEITQDISNLSERMLGRLDESGIIYIGAEVEAGDVLVGKVTPKGETQLTPEEKLLRAIFGEKASDVKDTSLRVPSGMSGTVIDVQVFTREGIDRDSRAQQIIDDQLNHYKTDLADQMRIVEDDAFGRIRRLLEGKAATGGPNKLKKGDALSAEYLESVGRYDWFDIRLSDEEAARQLEQLKDSLSQARIEFDNRFNEKKRKLTQGDELPPGVQKMVKVYLAVKRRIQPGDKMAGRHGNKGVISKIVPVEDMPHMADGTPCDIVLNPLGVPSRMNIGQILEVHLGWAAKGLGLRIQEMLESEVKVAEIRKFLEQIYNDSTGKKEDIKSYTDVEILELARNLKSGVPFATPVFDGAAESDIKAMLDLAFPDDDARTKQLQFSAGKTQVKLFDGRTGDAFERPVTVGYMHVLKLHHLVDDKMHARSTGPYSLVTQQPLGGKAQFGGQRFGEMEVWALEAYGASYTLQEMLTVKSDDVNGRTKVYENIVKGEHKIDAGMPESFNVLVKEIRSLAIDIDLDRN, from the coding sequence ATGAGCTATTCCTTTACCGAAAAAAAACGCATTCGCAAAAGCTTTGCCAAACGTGAAAGTGTGCAAGAGATTCCTTACTTGCTCGCGATGCAGTTAGAGTCATATAAAGCATTTTTACAAGCTGAAATTCCAGCAGACAAACGCGCCAATAACGGATTAGAGTCTACTTTTAGCTCTGTATTCCCTATTGTCAGCCATTCTGGCAATGCGCGTTTAGATTACGTGAGCTATCAATTAGGCGCTGAGCCGTTTGATGTCAAAGAATGTCAACAACGCGGTTTAACTTACGCAGCGCCTTTGCGCGTTAAAGTGCGTTTAACCATTATGGACAAAGAGGCTTCAAAGCCAACTGTTAAAGAAGTGAAAGAGCAAGAAGTTTACATGGGCGAATTGCCTTTGATGACTGAAAACGGCTCATTCGTGATTAACGGTACAGAGCGCGTGATTGTTTCGCAGTTGCACCGCAGCCCAGGCGTGTTCTTTGAGCATGACCGTGGTAAAACACATTCATCTGGTAAATTGCTGTTTTCAGCACGTATCATTCCTTACCGTGGTTCATGGTTAGACTTTGAGTTTGATCCTAAAGATTACTTGTATTTCCGCGTTGATCGTCGTCGCAAAATGCCTGTGACTATTTTGCTTAAAGCATTGGGTTACACACCAGAGCAAATTTTACAAACGTTTAACGATACAGATACTTTCCATATTGGCCCAAAAGGCGTGGAGTTTACTTTAGTTGCAGATCGTTTACGTGGCGAAGTGGCTAAGTTTGACATTGCTGATAAATCGGGTGAAGTTTTAGTCGCTAAAGACAAGCGCATTACCGTTAAGCATATTCGTGATATTGAAAAAGCTGGCGTGACTAAAATCACAGTGCCGACTGACTTTATTTTGGGTCGTGCGATTGCCAATAACATCATTGATACAGAAACTGGCGAGTTGGTTGCTCATGCCAATGATGAAGTGACTGAAGATTTGATCGAAAAATTGATTGAAGCAAAAGTCACTGAAATTAAAACGTTATATACCAATGATTTAGATCATGGCGACTTTATTTCGCAAACTTTGCGCATTGATGAAATCCCGGATCAATACAGTGCAAAAGTAGCGATTTATCGCATGATGCGTCCAGGCGAGCCGCCAACAGAAGATGCAGTTGAAGCGTTATTTAAAGGCTTGTTCTTTAATGAAGATCGCTACGATTTATCAGTAGTTGGCCGCATGAAATTTAACCGCCGCGCTTATCCAAGCAAACAAGAAGAACGCAGTGCAAACTGGATGCGTGCTTTTTATGAGCGCGTTGGCCCGCAAATCGACCAAGGTGCAAATATCTTATCTAACGATGATATTTTAGCGGTTGTTGGCGTGTTGCTAGAGTTACGCAATGGCCGTGGTGAGATTGATGATATTGATCACTTAGGTAATCGTCGTATTCGTTCAGTGGGTGAGTTAGCAGAAAACCAATTCCGTGCTGGTTTGGTACGAGTTGAGCGCGCTGTAAAAGAGCGTTTAAGCCAAGCTGAATCTGATAATTTAATGCCGCATGATCTAATCAATGCAAAACCAGTTTCAAGCGCGATTCGTGAATTTTTTGGCTCAAGCCAACTCTCACAATTTATGGACCAAACTAATCCATTGTCAGAAATTACGCATAAACGCCGTATTTCTGCATTAGGCCCAGGCGGCTTGACGCGTGAGCGTGCAGGTTTTGAGGTGCGCGACGTTCACTCAACGCATTACGGTCGTGTATGTCCGATTGAAACACCGGAAGGTCCAAACATTGGTTTGATTAACTCGCTGGCTTTGTATGCGCGTACTAACCAATATGGTTTCTTGGAAACGCCTTATCGCCGTGTTGAAGGTAATAAAGTGTCTGACACGATTGATTATTTATCGGCGATTGAAGAAAGCCAATTCATGATTGCGCAAGCAAACACTGAAATGGATAACAAGAATGTATTTACCGATGATTTGATTTCATCACGTTATCACAACGAATTTACGATGACACAACCTGATCGCGTGCAATATATGGACGTTGCGCCTGGTCAAATTGTATCGGTTGCAGCTTCATTAATTCCGTTCTTGGAACACGATGATGCGAACCGTGCATTGATGGGTGCCAACATGCAACGTCAAGCTGTACCATGTTTACGCGCTGAAAAAGCCGTAGTTGGTACTGGTATTGAACGTACAGTAGCGATTGACTCTGGCACAACAGTGCAAGCACGTCGCGGCGGTATTGTCGATTACGTTGATTCTGGCCGTATCGTGATTCGTGTAAACGATGATGAAGCAAAAGCGGGTGAAGTGGGTGTAGATATTTACAACTTAACTAAATATACGCGTTCTAATCAAAATACCAATATTAACCAACGTCCGCTCGTTAGAATCGGCGACAAATTAGCACGTGGCGATATTATTGCCGATGGCGCATCGACCGATATGGGTGAGTTGGCTTTAGGTCAAAACATGCTGGTTGGTTTTATGCCATGGAATGGCTATAACTACGAAGACTCGATCTTGATTTCAGAGCGCGTAGTGGCTGATGATCGTTACACTTCGATTCATATTGAAGAGTTATCAGTGGTTGCACGTGATACTAAATTAGGTGCGGAAGAGATTACGCAGGATATTTCTAATCTAAGCGAGCGTATGTTGGGTCGTTTGGATGAGTCTGGCATTATCTACATTGGTGCTGAAGTAGAAGCAGGTGATGTATTGGTTGGTAAAGTGACGCCAAAAGGTGAAACGCAACTGACACCAGAAGAAAAACTATTACGTGCGATTTTCGGTGAAAAAGCGTCTGATGTAAAAGATACTTCATTGCGTGTGCCATCAGGTATGAGCGGTACGGTGATTGATGTGCAAGTATTTACACGCGAAGGTATTGATCGCGATTCACGTGCGCAACAGATTATTGATGACCAATTGAATCATTACAAAACTGATTTGGCGGACCAAATGCGTATTGTAGAAGATGATGCGTTCGGTCGTATTCGTCGTTTGCTTGAAGGTAAAGCAGCTACTGGCGGTCCTAACAAGCTGAAAAAAGGTGATGCATTAAGCGCTGAGTATTTAGAGTCTGTTGGTCGTTACGATTGGTTCGATATTCGTTTGAGCGATGAAGAAGCAGCGCGTCAATTAGAGCAGTTGAAAGACAGCTTGAGCCAAGCACGTATTGAGTTTGATAATCGCTTTAATGAGAAAAAACGCAAGTTAACACAAGGTGACGAATTGCCACCAGGTGTACAAAAAATGGTCAAAGTGTATTTGGCTGTTAAGCGTCGTATTCAACCAGGCGATAAAATGGCTGGTCGTCACGGTAACAAGGGTGTTATTTCAAAAATCGTACCGGTAGAAGATATGCCGCACATGGCAGATGGTACGCCGTGTGACATTGTGTTGAACCCACTTGGCGTTCCATCACGGATGAACATTGGTCAGATTTTAGAAGTGCATTTGGGTTGGGCTGCTAAAGGTTTAGGTTTACGTATTCAAGAAATGCTGGAGTCAGAAGTTAAAGTGGCTGAAATTCGCAAATTCTTAGAACAAATCTACAACGACAGCACGGGTAAAAAAGAAGATATCAAATCTTACACAGATGTTGAGATTTTAGAGCTTGCCCGTAACTTGAAATCAGGAGTTCCATTTGCAACGCCAGTATTCGATGGTGCTGCAGAGTCTGATATTAAAGCGATGTTGGATTTAGCTTTCCCTGATGATGATGCACGCACAAAACAATTGCAGTTCTCTGCTGGTAAAACACAGGTGAAATTGTTTGATGGTCGTACTGGTGATGCGTTTGAGCGTCCTGTGACTGTTGGTTACATGCACGTGTTGAAACTGCACCATTTGGTGGATGACAAAATGCATGCGCGTTCTACAGGTCCATATTCATTGGTGACACAACAACCATTGGGCGGTAAAGCGCAATTTGGTGGTCAGCGTTTTGGTGAGATGGAGGTTTGGGCGCTTGAGGCTTATGGCGCATCTTACACATTGCAAGAAATGTTGACAGTGAAATCAGATGACGTGAATGGCCGTACCAAAGTGTACGAAAATATTGTTAAAGGCGAACACAAAATTGATGCCGGTATGCCGGAATCATTTAACGTGTTAGTGAAAGAAATCCGTTCACTTGCTATCGACATTGACCTTGACCGTAACTAA